In Massilia antarctica, the following are encoded in one genomic region:
- a CDS encoding carboxyl transferase domain-containing protein translates to MPHIDSKLNPRSDDFKANAAAMQRIVDDLRAKVTAAAAGGGEAASAKHVARGKLLPRDRVQMLLDPGTPFLEFSQLAAYDMYDGAAPAAGIITGIGRVSGQECVIVCNDATVKGGTYYPMTVKKHLRAQEIADQNQLPCIYLVDSGGANLPNQDDVFPDRDHFGRIFFNQANLSAKGIPQIAVVMGSCTAGGAYVPAMSDESIIVKEQGTIFLGGPPLVKAATGEVVTAEDLGGGDVHTRLSGVVDHLAQNDLHALSLARTIVSNLNRVKPAQMALRESVEPKYAPEELYGVIPVDTRKPFDVREVIARIVDGSDFDEFKARYGTTLICGFAHIYGVKVGIIANNGILFSESALKGTHFIELCCQRKIPLVFLQNITGFMVGRKYENEGIARNGAKMVTAVATAAVPKFTVIIGGSFGAGNYGMCGRAFSPRFLWMWPNARISVMGGDQAASVLATVKRDGIEGKGGQWSAEEEAAFKQPIKEQYEHQGHPYYATARLWDDGVIDPADTRMVLGLGLSAALNAEIPDTKFGVFRM, encoded by the coding sequence ATGCCCCACATCGACAGCAAACTCAATCCGCGCAGCGACGACTTCAAGGCCAACGCCGCGGCCATGCAACGCATCGTCGACGACCTGCGCGCCAAGGTCACCGCGGCCGCCGCCGGCGGTGGCGAGGCCGCCAGCGCCAAGCATGTCGCGCGCGGCAAGCTGCTGCCGCGCGACCGCGTGCAGATGTTGCTCGATCCCGGCACGCCCTTCCTCGAATTTTCCCAGCTGGCCGCGTACGACATGTACGACGGCGCCGCGCCCGCCGCCGGCATCATCACCGGCATCGGCCGCGTGTCCGGCCAGGAGTGCGTGATCGTCTGTAACGACGCCACCGTCAAGGGCGGCACCTACTACCCGATGACGGTCAAGAAGCACCTGCGCGCGCAGGAAATCGCCGACCAGAACCAGCTGCCCTGCATCTACCTGGTCGACTCGGGCGGCGCCAACCTGCCGAACCAGGACGACGTCTTCCCCGACCGCGACCATTTCGGCCGCATCTTCTTCAACCAGGCCAATTTGTCGGCCAAGGGCATCCCGCAGATCGCCGTCGTCATGGGTTCGTGCACCGCCGGCGGCGCCTACGTGCCGGCCATGAGCGACGAATCGATCATCGTCAAGGAGCAGGGCACCATCTTCCTGGGCGGCCCGCCGCTGGTGAAAGCGGCCACCGGCGAAGTGGTCACGGCCGAAGACCTGGGCGGCGGCGACGTCCACACGCGCCTGTCCGGCGTGGTCGACCACCTGGCGCAGAACGACCTGCACGCGCTGTCGCTGGCGCGCACCATCGTGTCGAACCTGAACCGGGTCAAACCGGCCCAGATGGCGCTGCGCGAGTCCGTCGAACCGAAATACGCGCCGGAAGAACTGTACGGCGTCATTCCCGTCGATACGCGCAAGCCCTTCGATGTGCGCGAAGTCATCGCCCGCATCGTCGACGGCAGCGACTTCGACGAATTCAAGGCGCGCTACGGCACCACGCTCATTTGCGGCTTCGCCCATATCTATGGCGTCAAGGTCGGCATCATCGCCAACAACGGCATCCTGTTCTCCGAGTCGGCCTTGAAAGGCACGCACTTCATCGAACTGTGCTGCCAGCGCAAGATCCCGCTGGTGTTCCTGCAAAATATCACCGGCTTCATGGTCGGGCGCAAATACGAAAACGAAGGCATCGCCCGCAACGGCGCCAAGATGGTCACGGCGGTCGCCACGGCGGCGGTACCGAAGTTCACGGTCATCATCGGCGGCAGCTTCGGTGCCGGCAATTACGGCATGTGCGGGCGTGCGTTCTCGCCGCGCTTCTTGTGGATGTGGCCTAATGCGCGCATCTCGGTGATGGGCGGCGACCAGGCCGCGTCGGTGCTGGCCACGGTCAAGCGCGACGGCATCGAGGGCAAGGGCGGCCAGTGGTCGGCGGAAGAGGAAGCCGCCTTCAAGCAGCCGATCAAGGAACAGTACGAACACCAGGGCCATCCTTACTACGCCACCGCGCGCCTGTGGGACGATGGCGTGATCGATCCGGCCGACACCCGCATGGTGCTCGGCCTGGGCCTGTCGGCCGCCCTCAACGCGGAAATCCCGGACACGAAGTTCGGCGTCTTCCGCATGTAA
- a CDS encoding enoyl-CoA hydratase/isomerase family protein — MDYQTLAVSIADRVATVTLNRPDVRNAFNEITIAELSLAFDELGRGDDIRAIVLDANGPAFCAGADLNWMKKMAGYSHAENSEDAAKLAEMLRAIYLCPKPVVAKIQGDCYAGGMGLVAACDIAVAVGSASFCLSEVKLGLIPATISPYVIRAMGENAARRYFLTAEKFSAQEAHRIGFVHDIVPADSLDAQVAAIVNALVTSSPNAVREAKVLVREITGKAVDAAMVVDTAERIAKVRASDEGREGVASFLEKRKPSWLV, encoded by the coding sequence ATGGACTATCAGACACTCGCCGTTTCAATCGCCGACCGGGTCGCCACCGTCACCCTGAACCGTCCGGACGTGCGCAACGCGTTCAACGAAATCACCATCGCCGAACTGTCGCTGGCCTTCGATGAACTGGGACGCGGCGACGACATCCGCGCCATCGTGCTCGATGCGAACGGCCCGGCCTTTTGCGCCGGCGCGGACCTGAACTGGATGAAGAAAATGGCCGGCTACTCGCACGCCGAAAACAGCGAGGACGCCGCCAAGCTGGCCGAGATGCTGCGCGCGATCTACCTGTGCCCGAAACCGGTGGTCGCCAAGATCCAGGGCGACTGCTATGCCGGCGGCATGGGCCTGGTGGCCGCCTGCGATATCGCGGTAGCCGTGGGCAGCGCCAGCTTCTGCCTGTCCGAAGTCAAACTGGGCCTGATCCCGGCGACCATTTCGCCGTACGTGATCCGCGCCATGGGCGAAAACGCGGCGCGCCGCTACTTCCTCACGGCCGAAAAATTCAGCGCCCAGGAAGCGCACCGCATCGGCTTCGTGCACGACATCGTGCCGGCCGATTCGCTCGACGCCCAGGTGGCGGCGATCGTCAACGCGCTGGTCACCAGCAGCCCGAACGCCGTGCGCGAAGCCAAGGTGCTGGTGCGCGAGATCACCGGCAAGGCGGTCGATGCGGCGATGGTGGTCGACACCGCCGAGCGCATCGCCAAGGTACGCGCATCGGATGAAGGCCGCGAAGGCGTCGCTTCCTTCCTCGAAAAACGCAAGCCTTCCTGGCTGGTGTGA
- the bioA gene encoding adenosylmethionine--8-amino-7-oxononanoate transaminase: MADMPQDWVARSLRSVWHPCTQMQHHETVPLIPVSHGRGAWLYDHEGKRYLDAISSWWVNLFGHANPLINAALKDQLDRLEHAMLAGFTHEPVVRLSEQLSEMTGKVLGHSFYASDGASAVEIALKMSFHAWRNAGMSDKQEFVCLQGSYHGETIGALAVTDVALFKDAYGPLLRAARVVTSPDARNAQEGESAQDVARRAAADVEKLFEERAGHIAAIIIEPLVQCATGMAMHDPLYLTLVRELCDRFQVHMILDEIAVGCGRTGTFFACEQAAIWPDFLCLSKGISGGYLPLSLVLTRDEVYQAFYSADMTRGFLHSHSYTGNPLACRAALATLQIFKDDDVLNRNRARATRLTTALAPLAEHERVRNFRQRGMIWAFDAVEPDAARAATFSRRFFSSALENELLLRPIGRTVYLMPPYILSDEESDGLAERTRAVFDTVIAS; this comes from the coding sequence ATGGCCGACATGCCTCAGGATTGGGTAGCGCGCAGCCTGCGCAGCGTGTGGCACCCGTGCACGCAGATGCAACACCATGAAACCGTTCCCCTGATCCCGGTCAGCCACGGACGCGGTGCGTGGCTGTACGACCATGAAGGCAAGCGTTATCTGGACGCGATCAGTTCCTGGTGGGTCAACCTGTTCGGCCACGCCAACCCGCTCATCAACGCGGCCTTGAAAGACCAGCTGGACCGGCTGGAGCACGCCATGCTGGCCGGCTTCACGCACGAACCGGTGGTGCGCCTGTCGGAGCAGCTCTCCGAGATGACCGGCAAGGTGCTCGGCCACTCTTTCTACGCGTCGGACGGGGCCTCGGCGGTCGAAATCGCGCTGAAAATGAGCTTTCATGCGTGGCGCAACGCGGGCATGAGCGACAAGCAGGAATTCGTCTGCCTGCAGGGCAGCTACCACGGCGAAACCATCGGCGCGCTGGCGGTGACCGATGTGGCGCTGTTCAAGGATGCCTACGGCCCGCTGCTGCGCGCCGCCCGCGTGGTGACATCCCCGGACGCACGCAATGCGCAGGAAGGCGAAAGCGCGCAGGATGTGGCGCGCCGCGCCGCAGCCGACGTGGAAAAGCTGTTCGAGGAACGCGCCGGCCACATCGCCGCCATCATCATCGAGCCGCTGGTCCAGTGCGCGACCGGCATGGCGATGCACGACCCGCTCTACCTGACCCTGGTGCGCGAACTGTGCGACCGCTTCCAGGTGCACATGATCCTCGACGAAATCGCGGTCGGCTGCGGACGCACCGGCACCTTTTTCGCCTGCGAGCAGGCCGCCATCTGGCCGGATTTCTTGTGCCTGTCGAAAGGCATCAGCGGCGGCTACCTGCCGCTCTCGCTCGTGCTCACGCGCGACGAGGTGTACCAGGCCTTCTACAGCGCCGATATGACGCGGGGCTTTTTGCATTCGCACTCGTACACCGGCAATCCGCTGGCCTGCCGCGCGGCGCTGGCGACCCTGCAGATTTTCAAGGACGACGATGTATTGAACCGCAACCGCGCGCGCGCCACGCGCCTGACGACGGCGCTGGCGCCCCTGGCCGAGCATGAGCGCGTGCGCAATTTCCGCCAGCGCGGCATGATCTGGGCCTTCGATGCGGTCGAACCCGACGCCGCGCGCGCCGCCACCTTTTCGCGCCGCTTCTTTTCCAGCGCGCTGGAAAACGAACTGCTGCTGCGCCCCATCGGCCGCACCGTCTACCTGATGCCGCCATATATTCTCTCCGACGAGGAAAGCGACGGCCTGGCCGAGCGCACCCGCGCCGTGTTCGACACCGTGATCGCGAGCTGA